Part of the Pseudomonas baltica genome is shown below.
TATCGAGGCGACCCACGCCAACGTGTTCAAGCGCACCCCGTTCGCCATGCTCGAAATTTTCGTGCTGATGGCGCAGACCCCTGAGATCAAGGGCGTACGGGCCGACACTATTCGCCTGATTCGCGAACATCGCCACCTGATCGATGACAGTTTCCGCCACGATATCCGCAACACCAGCCTGTTCATCGAGCTGTTCAAGTGCGAGATCGGCATCCACCGCAACCTGCGTCGCATGAACCGTTACGGCATTCTGGGCCGCTACCTGCCGGAGTTCGGCCATATCATCGGCCAGATGCAGCACGACCTGTTTCATATCTATACGGTCGACGCTCACACCCTCAATCTCATCAAGCATCTGCGCAAACTGCAGTACACCCAGGTGTCCGAGAAATTCCCGTTAGCCAGCAAGATCATGTGCAAACTGCCCAAGCCCGAGCTGATCTACCTGGCCGGGCTGTATCACGACATCGGCAAGGGGCGTAACGGTGATCACTCCGAACTCGGTGCGGTGGATGCCGAGGCGTTCTGCCAGCGCCATCAACTACCGGCGTGGGACAGCCGCCTGATCGTCTGGCTGGTGCAGAACCACCTGGTGATGTCGACCACCGCGCAGCGCAAGGATCTCTCCGACCCGCAGGTGATCCACGACTTTGCCAACCTGGTGGGCGACGATGTCCACCTCGACTATCTGTATGTGCTCACCGTGGCCGACATCAACGCCACCAACCCGAGCCTGTGGAACTCGTGGCGGGCCAGCCTGCTGCGTCAGCTCTATACCGAGACCAAGCGCGCCCTGCGCCGCGGCCTGGAGAACCCGCTGGACCGCGAAGAACAGATTCGCCAGACGCAAAGCGCAGCCCTGGATATCCTCGTGCGCGCCGGCACCGATCCCGACGAAGTGGAGCAGCTCTGGTCGCAGTTGGGCGATGACTACTTCTTGCGTCACACCGCTGGCGACGTGGCCTGGCACAGCGACGCGATCCTGCAGCAACCGGCCCACGCCGAGCCGCTGGTGCTGATCAAGGAAACTACCCAGCGCGAGTTCGAGGGCGGCACGCAGATCTTCATCTACGCGCCCGATCAGCATGACTTCTTCGCCGTGACCGTGGCCGCCATGGACCAGCTCAACCTCAACATCCATGACGCGCGCATCATCACCTCGAGCAGCCAGTTCACCCTCGACACCTACATAGTGCTCGATACCGATGGCGGCTCGATCGGCGACAATCCTGCCCGTATACAACAGATTCGCGATGGTCTGACTGAAGCCCTGCGCAACCCGGACGACTACCCGAACATCATCCAGCGCCGAGTGCCGCGCCAGCTCAAGCACTTCGCCTTCGAGCCGCAAGTGACCATCAGCAATGACGCCGGGCGCCCGGTGACAGTGCTGGAACTCAGCGCACCGGATCGCCCTGGCTTGCTGGCGCGCATCGGCAAGATCTTCCTGGAGTTCGACCTGTCGCTGCAAAACGCCAAGATTGCCACCTTGGGCGAGCGCGTCGAAGACGTGTTCTTTATTACCGACGCGAGCAACCAGCCGCTATCCGACCCGCAGCTGTGCAGCCGCCTGCAGGAGTCGATCGTCGACCATCTGAAGGTCAACGGTATCGACCCCACGCGAATGAGCATTTAACGAGACCCGATCGATGAACAACGCCCTCAACCAGCTGCAGCCCTACCCGTTCGAAAAACTGCGAGCCCTGCTCGGTGGCGTGCAACCGGCTGCCGACAAGCGCCCGATCGCTTTGTCGATCGGCGAACCCAAGCACGCGTCGCCAGCCTTTGTGGCCCAGGCGCTGACAGACAACCTGGACAAGATGTCGGTGTACCCGACCACTCTGGGCGTCCCGGCTCTGCGCGAGGCAATCGGCCACTGGTGCGAGCGACGCTTCGGCGTGCCGCCGGGCTGGATCGATCCGGCCCGCCACGTGCTGCCGGTCAACGGGACCCGCGAAGCGTTGTTCGCGTTCACCCAGACCGTGGTACAGCGCAGCGACGACGGTCTGGTGATCAGCCCCAACCCGTTCTATCAGATCTATGAAGGCGCGGCGCTGCTGGCTGGTGCCAAGCCGCACTACCTGCCCTGCCTGGACGACAACGGTTTCAACCCGGACTTCGACGCCGTGTCGGCCGAGACCTGGCAGCGCTGCCAGATCCTGTTCCTGTGCTCGCCCGGCAACCCGACGGGCGCATTGATCCCGCTGCAAACCTTGAAAAAACTGATCGCTCTGGCCGACCAGTACGACTTCGTGATCGCGGCCGACGAGTGCTACAGCGAGCTGTACTTCGACGAGCAATCGCCCCCCCCGGGCCTGCTGACCGCCTGCGCGGAGCTGGGCCGCAGCGATTTCAAGCGTTGCGTGGTGTTTCATAGCCTGTCCAAGCGCTCCAACCTGCCAGGGCTGCGCTCGGGTTTCGTGGCCGGTGATGCCGAGATCCTCAAGGCCTTCCTGCTGTACCGCACCTACCACGGTTGCGCGATGCCGGTGCAAACCCAGCTGGCCAGCGTCGCTGCCTGGAACGACGAAGCCCACGTGCGAGCCAACCGCGACCTGTATCGCGAGAAGTTCGATGCGGTGCTCGACATCCTCGCCCCGGTCATGGATGTGCAACGCCCGGACGGCAGCTTCTACCTGTGGCCGAAAGTCGAGGGGGATGACGCCGAGTTCACCCGCGCGCTGTTCGAAGAGCAGCATGTGACCGTAGTGCCGGGCTCGTATCTGAGCCGCGACGTCGATGGCCTCAACCCCGGCGCCGGTCGCGTGCGCCTGGCGTTGGTCGCACCGCTGGCCGAATGCGTCGAGGCGGCGCAGCGGATCCGCGCGTTCATCCAGAGCCGCTGATCGCTGCCACTACTGTGGGACCGGTGCCTGCCCGATCCCACAGCGCTCGCGGTGCAACTACTTGCCCACCCCCAGGTTGGCCTCGTTGATATCCAGCTCGGCCAGCAACTGACGCACCACATCATCACCAATCTGCCGTTGCCGGCGCAGGTCATACAGCTTGCGCCGCTGGGCTCGCAACGCTGCCAGACGCAAGCGCCGCTCCAACTGGTGCATTTGCAGCGCCTGCGCCTGCGCTTCTTCGGAATCGTTGATGATGTCCAGCTGATGGCGATATTCGGCCATCAACTGCGCCTTCATCTCCGTGGCCAGCGCCGCCTGCGCCGCATCACCGCCGCTATCGCCCAGCTCCTCGGCCTCCAGCGCCTTGATCGCTTCCTGGGCCGTCTGCCGACGGGTTTCGCGAACCTCGGCATGCAGCTTCTCATCCGAGCCCTTGTCCATCCCCCGCAGCAAGAGGGGCAACACGATGCAGGCGATGATCAGCGACAGCAGAATCACCCCCGCAGCGATGAACAGCAGCAAGTCGCGCTCGGGAAACGCGTTGTCACCCAGCAACAACGGCACCGACAAGGTACCCGCCAAGGTCACCGCACCACGCACCCCGCCAACGGTCAACAGCCAGCAGGAGCGCGCCGTCGGTACCGCAGTGATCTGCTTGGAGCCCCGCCAGCGGCGCAGCAGTACGGTCAGGCGCCACACACCTTGCACCCACACGAACCGCAGCAGCACCAGCACGATGAAAATCGCCATTACCTCCAGGGAACGCGAACTCATGCTCGACCACACATCGGTTTCGTGACTGGCAACCGCCTTGACGATATCCGGCAACTGCAGGCCGAGGATAAGGAAAATCAGGCCGTTGAACGAGAACTCCAGCAGCGACCAGACACTGCGATTAAGCAGACGCGTGGCCGTCTGCCGCGGCAGCAAGTCCAGCCAGCTTTGCATCATCCCGGCCGCCACCGCCGAGAGAATCCCCGAAGCGCCCAGGCGCTCGGCCAGCACATAGGAAGCGAACGGCAGCACCAGCATGAACACCACGTGGGTGGCTGGATCGTCCCAGCCGCGACTGATCATCCACACCCGCAAGCGCCCCACCAGCCAGCTCAACGCGACCCCCAGTGCCAGGCCGCCGACCGCGACCAGCACGAACGTCAGGCTGGCGTCGGCGAGGGAAAAGTAACCGGTCATGGCCGCCGCCAGGGCGAATTTGAAGGTCACCAGGCCCGACGCGTCGTTCATCAACGCTTCGCCCTGCAGGACATGCATCAACGGCGTCGGCAAACGATCCTGGGCAATGGCCGATACCGCCACGGCATCGGTCGGCGAAAGCACCGCGGCCAGCGCGAAAGCCACGGGCAGGGAGATCGACGGGATCAGCCAATGAATGAAGTAACCGGCGCCGATCACGGTGAACAGCACCAGGCCCACGGCCAGCGTCAGGATCGAACCGCGCAGGCGCCACAGCTCACGCTTGGGCATCCGCCAGCCATCGGAAAACAGCAACGGCGGCAGGAACAGAAACAGAAACAACTCCGGCTCCAACGCCACATGCAAGCCCAGTGTCGGCAACGCCAGCAGCGCCCCGGCGGCAATCTGCAGAATCGGCAAGGGCAGCGGCACCAGTCTCGCGACCAGCTTGGAGAGGCTCACGAGCATGAGCAGAATGAGGACGGTATAGGCAGTTTGCATGGGTGCGACGCGGTTCCTGTGCGGGCGGATTGACCAGGACGCCTCCAGGAAGAGAAGCGTCCGCTTGGCGGTTATGGTAACGGTTTACGACCGCGCTACGCTGCTGCACCAAGGTCGCACCATCAGATGAAGCTAACTTTCATCCAGCCCCAACGCCCGCCTGGCATAACCCTGTCACCTTTCCCCCAGACGCAGTCATGGCATCGAAACACGTGATGCCGCATAATTCGTCGATCAATCTTGCGGAGAACAGGGGACGGGCGGCCAGTGCCACCCGCCCGGCGATAATCCATGGCTTACACTCTCTATGGCATCAAAGCCTGCGACACCATGAAAAAGGCCCGTACCTGGCTTGACGAAAAACCGGTCGAGTATGTCTTCCATGACTACAAGACCCAGGGCATCGACCGCGAGCACCTGGCGCAGTGGTGCAACGAGCACGGCTGGCAGGTGGTGCTCAATCGCGCGGGCACCACGTTTCGCAAGCTCGAGGACGCTCAGAAGGCCGACCTCGACCAGGCCAAGGCCATCGAACTGATGCTCGCCCAGCCCTCGATGATCAAGCGCCCCGTGCTCGATCTGGGCCACAAGACCCTGATTGGCTTCAAACCCGACATTTATGCGGCGGCCGTCCAGTAAGTACTGGCACCCATGGCCCCCTTTAACTTGCAACGAGGTAATTGCATGTCCACCACTCCATTCAGCCTGGCCTTCGGCGTCGGCACTCAAAACCGCAACGGCACCTGGCTGGAAGTGTTCTACGCCCAACCACTGCTGAACCCGGCCGGCGACCTGATCCAGGCCATCGCCCCGCTGCTGGACTACACCGGCGGCAACCAGGCCATCACCTTCACCACCGCACAGGCCTCGCAACTGGCTGAAGCGCTGAAGACCGTCGACGCGAGCCAATCGGCGCTGCTGACGCGTCTGGCTGAAAGCCATCGTCCACTGGTCGCCACTATCCTGGCCGAAGACGTCGCCTTGACGTCTACCCCTGAGGCCTACCTCAAGCTGCACCTGCTGTCCCACCGCCTGGTCAAGCCGCACGGCGTGAGCCTGGCGGGTATCTTCCCGCTGCTGCCGAACGTGGCGTGGACCAGCCAAGGCGCCATCGACCTGGGCGAGCTGGCCGAGCGTCAACTCGAAGCACGCCTGAAAGGCGAGCTGCTGGAAGTGTTCTCGGTGGACAAGTTCCCGAAAATGACCGACTACGTGGTCCCGGCCGGCGTTCGTATCGCCGACAGCGCCCGTGTGCGCCTGGGTGCCTACATCGGCGAAGGCACCACCATCATGCACGAAGGCTTCGTCAACTTTAACGCGGGCACCGAAGGCCCTGGCATGATCGAAGGTCGCGTTTCGGCAGGCGTGTTCGTCGGCAAGGGTTCCGACCTGGGCGGCGGTTGCTCGACCATGGGCACCCTGTCAGGCGGCGGCAACATCATCATCAAGGTCGGCGAAGGCTGCCTGATCGGCGCCAACGCCGGTATCGGTATCCCGCTGGGCGACCGCAACACGGTTGAGTCCGGGCTGTATGTGACCGCCGGCACCAAAGTGGCGCTGCTGGACGAAAACAACCAGTTGGTCAAAGTGGTCAAGGCCCGAGACCTGGCTGGCCAGACCGACCTGCTGTTCCGTCGCAACTCGGAAACCGGCGCTGTGGAATGCAAAACCCACAAGTCGGCCATCGAGCTGAACGAAGCGCTGCACGCTCACAACTAAGTGGCGTACCGGGGTCGCCTGCAGGCGGCCCCGACTGCCAGAGCCTATACCCATGTTCCAGCCCTCTCCCTGGCGCGCCGATTTTCCGGCCATCGCCGCCTTGCAACGCCAGCAGCAGACCTACCTGGACAGCGCTGCCACCACGCAAAAGCCCCAGGCCCTGCTCGACGCGATTGCTCACTATTACAGCCATGGCGCCGCCAACGTGCACCGTGCGCAACACCTGCCTGGCGCCATGGCGACCCAGGCGTTCGAAGGCAGCCGGGAAAAGATCGCCCAATGGCTCAATGCCCCGAGCCCCAGCCAGATCATCTTTACCCACGGCGCCACCTCGGCCCTTAATCTGCTCGCCTATGGCCTGGAGAACGAGTTTCGCCCTGGCGACGAAATCGCCATCAGCGCCCTGGAGCATCACGCCAACCTGTTGCCTTGGCAGCAGCTGGCCCAACGCCGCGGGGTGAAGTTGGTGGTCTTGCCACTGACCGCCGGTGGAATGATCGACCTCGACAGCGCCGCTGCCCTGATCGGCCCTCGCACCCGCTTGCTCGCTGTCAGCCAGTTGTCCAACGTGCTCGGCACCTGGCAACCGCTGGATTCGCTGCTGGCCATGGCCCGCGCGCAGGATGCCTTGACCGTGGTCGATGGCGCCCAGGGCGTGGTCCACGGGCGGCATGACGTGCAGCAGCTCGACTGCGACTTCTATGTATTTTCCAGTCACAAGCTCTATGGCCCGGACGGCCTTGGCGCCCTGTACGGCAGTTGCCGCGGCCTGGGCCGCCTGCAGCACTGGCAGTTCGGCGGCGAAATGGTCCATGCCGCCGATTACCACGTAGCCAGTTTCCATCCAGCGCCCCTGGGTTTCGAAGCCGGCACGCCGCCGATCGCCAGTGTGATCGGCCTCAGCGCCAGCCTCGACTACCTCGGCGGCCTGGATACCAAGGCCGTACTGGCCCACGAGGCGGCTTTGCATCGCCAACTGCTGCGCGGCCTGCACGACCGCGAGGGCGTGCGAGTACTGGGTGACCCGCAGGCGGCGCTGGCCAGTTTTACCGTGGACGGCGTGCACAACGCCGACCTCGCCCACTTGCTGACCGACCAGGGTATCGCCGTGCGCGCCGGCCATCACTGCGCGATGCCGCTGCTCAAGCGCCTGGGCTTGCAGGGTGCAATCCGGGTATCGCTGGCCCTGTACAACGACAGCGATGACCTGCAGCGCTTTTTTGAAGCACTGGACAAGGCCTTGGAAATGCTTCGATGACCCTGCCGGACGCCGCAGCCCAGGCACTGCAAGCCTTTGAGCACGCCCCCGGCTGGGAACAGAGGGCGCGTCTGCTGATGCAATGGGGCGAACGCCTGGCGCCCATGAGCGAGGCTGAAAAGCGTGACGAACACCGCGTGCATGGCTGTGAAAGCCAGGCCTGGCTGAGCGCCGATTACTTCGACGGATGCTGGCATTTCAAGGCCTACAGCGATGCGCGCTTGATCCGTGGGCTGTTGGCACTGCTGCTGGTGCGGGTCGAAGGCTTGAGTGCTGTCGAGGCCGAAGCCCTTGACCTGCCGGCCTGGTTCACCGACCTGGGCCTGGCCCGACAGCTGTCGCCGTCGCGCAGTAACGGCATGAATGCGGTGCTCAAGCGGCTGCGGGAGTATCTGGCAGACATTCGCTAGGCACTCCGGCCTCTTCACAGCCGAACGCGCAACCTTGCTCCCATAGGGACCGGTCTTGAGCCGTACTTATGTGGGAGATTCTATGGTTTTGGGCAGTCAGTGCCGGCCCCTTCGCGAGCAAGCTTCGCTCCCACAGGCTTACATCGCACCGTTGTGGGAGCAAGGCTTGCCCGCGAAGACGCCGGCCCAGGTGACACAAAACCTTCAGCGCTCCGAGGGCCGCCGCGAGCCCGCGACGATCTTTTCCACCGCCTTGGACGCCGCCACCATGCCGAAGCTGGCGGTCACCATCATGACCGCGCCGAAGCCCCCGGCGCAGTCGAGCTTGACGCCCTCCCCCACGAAACCCTTCTGCAGGCACACGCTGCCATCGGGCAGTGGATACCGCAACTGCTCGGTGGAGTACACGCAGGGCACGCTGTAGTGCCGAGTCACATTGCGGGAAAACCCATAATCACGACGCAGCATCGAGCGCACGTTGGACGCCAGCGGATCGTTATACGTGCGGTTAAGGTCGCCGACCCGGATCAGCGTCGGATCGATCTGCCCGCCCGCGCCGCCGGTGGTGATGATGAGGATCTTGCGGCGCTTGCACCAGGCGATCAGAGCCGCCTTGGCATGGATGCTGTCGATGCAGTCGAGCACGCAGTCCATGTCCTGAGTGATGTACTCGGCCATGGTCTCGCGGGTGACGAAGTCGGCCACTGCATGCACCACGCAGTCGGGGTTGATCGCCCGTAAACGCTCGGCCATCACCTCGACCTTGGACTGGCCGATCGTGCCGGCCAGGGCGTGCAATTGGCGATTGCTGTTGCTGACGCAGACGTCGTCCAGATCGAACAGCGATATCTCCCCCACGCCGCTGCGGGCCATGGCTTCGGCCGCCCACGAGCCGACCCCGCCGACACCGACGATCGCCACATGGGCATCACGCAGGCGTTGCAGCCCCTGCACGCCATACAAACGGGCGATGCCGGCAAAACGGGGATCTTGTTCACTCATGGTTCGGGCCCTCGAAATTCGGCGCGCAGTATACATGCAGACAGCCTTGCTGGCCCCTTCGCTGCCGAACGCGCCAGCCCGCTTCGCCCATGGAGATACGTTGACTTGTGGCAACGGGCTTTGCGCGACGAGCCTCAGGAAAGCACCACGAGAACTTCGTCCACGAATTCCAATCCAAGAAACGTCCTACAGGCTATACCTATACAGTCCTACAGCGCCCGCGTAGGATTCGCGCCTCTCAAACCGCCCGTTCCCCCTATCGGAACCTGAACACCCTATGTCATCGCGTAAATTTGGTCTCAACCTTGTGGTGATCGTGGCGATTGCCGCCCTGTTCACCGGCTTCTGGGCCTTGATCAACCGTCCGGTGTCAGCACCCGACTGGCCGGATCAGATCTCCGGATTTTCCTACTCGCCGTTCCGCCTGGGGCAGAACCCGCAGAAAGGCGTGTACCCGTCCGACGAAGAAATGCGTCAGGACCTCGAACAAATGAGCAAGCTGACCGACCACATCCGTGTGTACTCGGTCGATGGCACCCAAGAGGACATCCCGCGTCTGGCTGAAGAGTTCGGCCTGCGCGTGACCCTGGGCGCCTGGATCGGCCCCGATCTGGAGCGCAACGAGCGGGAAATCGCCAAAGTCATCGAACTGGCCAACAGCACCCGCAGCGTCGTGCGCGTGGTGGTGGGCAACGAAGCGCTGTTTCGCAAGGAAGTCACGGTCAAGCAGTTGACCGACTACCTCGATCGCGTGCGGGCCGCCGTCAAAGTGCCAGTCACCACCTCCGAACAGTGGCACATCTGGGAACACAACCCGGAGCTGGCCAAGCACGTCGACCTGATCGCCGCGCACATCCTGCCGTACTGGGAATTCATCAAGGTGGGCAACGCCCAGCAGTTCGTGCTCGATCGCGCCCACGAACTGAAAAAGATGTTCCCGAAAAAACCGCTGCTGCTCTCTGAAGTGGGCTGGCCGAGCAATGGCCGCATGCGCGGTGGCGCCGATGCATCGCCAGCGGATCAGGCCATTTATCTGCGCAACCTGGTCAACACCCTCAATCGCCGTGGCTACAACTACTTCGTGATCGAGGCCTATGACCAGCCTTGGAAAGCCAGCGACGAAGGCTCGGTAGGCGCGTACTGGGGGGTTTTCAACGCCCAGCGCCAGCAGAAATTCAATTTTGAAGGCCCCATCGTCGCTATTCCGCAGTGGCGGGTACTGGCGATCGGCTCGGCGGTGCTGGCGACTCTGGCCTTGGCGCTGATGCTGATCGACGGCTCGGCGCTGCGTCAGCGCGGTCGGACCTTCCTGACCTTTATCGCCTTCCTGTGCGGGTCGGTGCTGGTGTGGATCGGTTATGACTACAGCCAGCAGTACAGCACCTGGTTCAGCCTGACGGTGGGCTTTTTGCTGGCACTCGGGGCGATGGGGGTCTTCATCGTGCTCCTGACCGAGGCCCATGAACTGGCCGAAGCGGTGTGGACCCACAAGCGCCGCCGGGAATTCCTGCCCAACGAGACCGACAGCGCTTACCGCCCCAAAGTCTCGATCCACGTGCCGTGCTACAACGAGCCGCCAGAGATGGTCAAACAGACCCTCAACGCCCTCGCCGCTCTGGATTACCCCGACTTCGAAGTGTTGCTGATCGACAACAACACCAAGGACCCGGCAGTCTGGGAGCCGGTCAAGGCGCATTGCGAAACCCTCGGCCCGCGCTTCAAGTTCTTCCACGTCGCGCCGTTGGCCGGGTTCAAGGGCGGCGCGCTCAACTACCTGCTGCCGCACACCGCCAAGGACGCCGAAGTGATCGCGGTGATCGACTCCGACTACTGCGTGCACCGCAACTGGCTCAAGCACATGGTGCCGCACTTCGCCGATCCGAAGATCGCCATCGTGCAGTCGCCGCAAGACTACCGCGACCAGGACGAAAGCACCTTCAAGAAGCTTTGCTACTCCGAGTACAAGGGCTTCTTCCATATCGGTATGGTCACCCGCAACGACCGCGACGCGATCATCCAGCATGGCACCATGACCATGACCCGCCGCAGCGTCCTCGAGGAACTGGGCTGGGCCGACTGGTGCATCTGCGAGGATGCCGAGCTGGGCCTGCGGGTGTTCGAGAAGGGCTGGTCGGCGGCGTATCACCACGAAAGCTATGGCAAGGGCTTGATGCCCGACACCTTTATCGACTTCAAGAAGCAGCGCTTCCGCTGGGCCTACGGCGCTATCCAGATCATCAAGCGCCACACCGCCAGCCTGCTGCGCGGCAAGGGCACCGAACTGACTCGCGGCCAGCGTTACCACTTCCTCGCGGGCTGGCTGCCGTGGGTCGCGGACGGCATGAACATCTTCTTCACCGTCGGCGCGCTGTTGTGGTCGGCGGCGATGATCATCGTGCCCCACCGGGTCGATCCGCCGCTGATGATCTTCGCGATTCCGCCATTGGCGCTGTTCGTGTTCAAGGTCGGCAAGATCATCTTCCTGTACCGCCGCGCGGTGGGCGTCAACCTCAAGGACGCCTTCGCGGCGGCCCTGGCGGGGCTGGCGCTGTCGCACACCATCGCCAAAGCGGTGCTGTACGGCTTCTTCACCACGACGATCCCGTTCTTCCGCACGCCGAAGAATGCAGACAGCCATGGCTTCTGGGTTGCCGTATCGGAGGCCCGCGAAGAGCTGTTCATCATGCTCTTGCTGTGGGGCGCGGCGGCCGGTATCTGCCTGGTGCAGGGGCTGCCGAGTTCCGACATGCGCTTCTGGGTCGCGATGCTGCTGGTGCAGTCGCTGCCGTACCTGGCGGCGCTGATCATGGCGCTGCTGTCGGCACAGCCTCGGCCGCTGCTGCAAACGGAGCCGGCGCAGGCGAAGTAGCCCGCGCCTGCAAGCCGGGGGCGCAATGCTCCCCGGCACACCGCTCAGAGATAGATCAATTCGATGGTCGCCTTGCCATCGAGCTGCACCTCACCGGTCAGCGTCAGCTCACTGGCGGGTGCTATCACCAGAAAATGGTTCAAGCCGAAGCTGGCGTCCTTGATCGGCACCGGGCCATCGGCGCTCCCGTATGCATCGGTAAAACCCAGCAATTGCCCATCGTTCGGGATGGCACTTGGCTCATCCTGGGCGCCGCCCCACTGTTGGCCGCGCGCATCGCTATAGGTGGTGAATGCCGACGTGCCATTGATCGTGGAACGATCAGGGTGTACCTCGACATAATGCGCACCGATCTTTTCTCCGCGACTGGTCAGGCCCAGGCCATAGGCCGCCCGGTACCAGTTATTGCCAACACTGCCGGCGCGGTCATCGACCCCGCGAACGCCAAACAAGGTGGCGGCATCGCAACTGATATTCAGCGTATTGACACGGTTTCGATCAATCACCGTCGCGGTGTGACGCTCCAACTCGGTGACCTTGATCTCGCCGAAATCCACCGTGCTGTTGCTCAGTGTCGGATAACAGGCGCCGGGGGTGATCTTGCCTGTGACGCCGAAGTCGATGGCTGACGAAGCCATGACACTGGCACTCGAGAACAGGCAGGCCGTGACTGACAAAACAATGGCTTTCATATCTTTTCATTCCTTTTCCAAGATAACGGGTCGGGTGCGGTTGCGCCCGCAGGGCATAGTGACCGCTTGGCACATAGCAGATGAACCGGGACACCGCTCCCTGGCAACCAACTGGCGCCTGCGCCCCACCCCGATTTGCTTTAACATAGCGGCCCTTATGCGCCCTTGATCCTGCTTTCGGAGTCTTTCCATGACGGCCCCCGCCGACCTCTCCCCTACCCTGCAACTGGCCTGCGACCTTATCCGTCGCCCCTCGGTGACGCCGGTCGATGCCGACTGCCAGAAGCTGATGATGCAGCGCCTGGGCGCAGCCGGGTTCGCGCTGGAGCCGATGCGTATCGAGGATGTCGACAACTTCTGGGCCTACCATGGCCAGGGCGATGGCCCGGTGCTGTGCTTCGCCGGGCATACCGACGTGGTGCCGACCGGCCCGGTCAGTGCCTGGCAGGTCGAGCCGTTCAATGCCTTGATCGATGAACACGGCATGCTCTGCGG
Proteins encoded:
- a CDS encoding SufE family protein yields the protein MTLPDAAAQALQAFEHAPGWEQRARLLMQWGERLAPMSEAEKRDEHRVHGCESQAWLSADYFDGCWHFKAYSDARLIRGLLALLLVRVEGLSAVEAEALDLPAWFTDLGLARQLSPSRSNGMNAVLKRLREYLADIR
- the tcdA gene encoding tRNA cyclic N6-threonylcarbamoyladenosine(37) synthase TcdA, with the protein product MSEQDPRFAGIARLYGVQGLQRLRDAHVAIVGVGGVGSWAAEAMARSGVGEISLFDLDDVCVSNSNRQLHALAGTIGQSKVEVMAERLRAINPDCVVHAVADFVTRETMAEYITQDMDCVLDCIDSIHAKAALIAWCKRRKILIITTGGAGGQIDPTLIRVGDLNRTYNDPLASNVRSMLRRDYGFSRNVTRHYSVPCVYSTEQLRYPLPDGSVCLQKGFVGEGVKLDCAGGFGAVMMVTASFGMVAASKAVEKIVAGSRRPSER
- a CDS encoding glycosyltransferase — protein: MSSRKFGLNLVVIVAIAALFTGFWALINRPVSAPDWPDQISGFSYSPFRLGQNPQKGVYPSDEEMRQDLEQMSKLTDHIRVYSVDGTQEDIPRLAEEFGLRVTLGAWIGPDLERNEREIAKVIELANSTRSVVRVVVGNEALFRKEVTVKQLTDYLDRVRAAVKVPVTTSEQWHIWEHNPELAKHVDLIAAHILPYWEFIKVGNAQQFVLDRAHELKKMFPKKPLLLSEVGWPSNGRMRGGADASPADQAIYLRNLVNTLNRRGYNYFVIEAYDQPWKASDEGSVGAYWGVFNAQRQQKFNFEGPIVAIPQWRVLAIGSAVLATLALALMLIDGSALRQRGRTFLTFIAFLCGSVLVWIGYDYSQQYSTWFSLTVGFLLALGAMGVFIVLLTEAHELAEAVWTHKRRREFLPNETDSAYRPKVSIHVPCYNEPPEMVKQTLNALAALDYPDFEVLLIDNNTKDPAVWEPVKAHCETLGPRFKFFHVAPLAGFKGGALNYLLPHTAKDAEVIAVIDSDYCVHRNWLKHMVPHFADPKIAIVQSPQDYRDQDESTFKKLCYSEYKGFFHIGMVTRNDRDAIIQHGTMTMTRRSVLEELGWADWCICEDAELGLRVFEKGWSAAYHHESYGKGLMPDTFIDFKKQRFRWAYGAIQIIKRHTASLLRGKGTELTRGQRYHFLAGWLPWVADGMNIFFTVGALLWSAAMIIVPHRVDPPLMIFAIPPLALFVFKVGKIIFLYRRAVGVNLKDAFAAALAGLALSHTIAKAVLYGFFTTTIPFFRTPKNADSHGFWVAVSEAREELFIMLLLWGAAAGICLVQGLPSSDMRFWVAMLLVQSLPYLAALIMALLSAQPRPLLQTEPAQAK
- a CDS encoding DUF1120 domain-containing protein; amino-acid sequence: MKAIVLSVTACLFSSASVMASSAIDFGVTGKITPGACYPTLSNSTVDFGEIKVTELERHTATVIDRNRVNTLNISCDAATLFGVRGVDDRAGSVGNNWYRAAYGLGLTSRGEKIGAHYVEVHPDRSTINGTSAFTTYSDARGQQWGGAQDEPSAIPNDGQLLGFTDAYGSADGPVPIKDASFGLNHFLVIAPASELTLTGEVQLDGKATIELIYL